From a single Artemia franciscana chromosome 9, ASM3288406v1, whole genome shotgun sequence genomic region:
- the LOC136031541 gene encoding uncharacterized protein LOC136031541 translates to MQIHHNWQNSNITPVNKGCSHNIISNYQPINLTSVAGKILEGIMNTHIVRHLTTNELLSDSQHSFRHGCSVETNLIDVYDYIIEHLDQAIPVDLVLLDFAKAFDRVCHVTGSIKWSAPGNHLGTNTIQHLYQ, encoded by the coding sequence ATGCAGATTCATCACAATTGGCAGAATTCTAACATAACACCTGTAAACAAAGGATGTAGCCACAACATCATTTCCAATTATCAACCCATTAATCTTACATCAGTAGCTGGTAAAATTTTAGAAGGAATCATGAATACTCACATTGTCAGACACCTGACCACTAATGAGCTACTCAGTGATAGTCAGCACAGCTTCAGACATGGATGTTCAGTTGAGACTAATTTGATTGATGTATATGATTATATTATTGAGCATCTAGATCAAGCAATCCCTGTTGACTTGGTCCTATTAGATTTTGCAAAAGCCTTTGATAGAGTATGTCATGTAACTGGAAGTATTAAGTGGAGTGCTCCAGGGAACCATCTTGGGACAAACACTATTCAACATTTATATCAATGA